One stretch of Periplaneta americana isolate PAMFEO1 chromosome 1, P.americana_PAMFEO1_priV1, whole genome shotgun sequence DNA includes these proteins:
- the LOC138697159 gene encoding transmembrane protein 107-like has protein sequence MVFAASGLIPARFLTLTSHLVISIVILWSRHENVKACLPFEYTTEDYSKKDIEMLTGLTIAITLIAFELLTFLMGITMFMPSTAMVSIAAHSSASVLLAYFLFDEWDCNLYWWVFAFCSMLPAVIDATTAISVLVLKKS, from the exons atggTGTTTGCTGCATCAGGCCTTATTCCTGCAAGATTTCTTACTCTGACATCACACCTTGTAATCTCTATAGTAATACTTTGGTCCAGG CACGAGAATGTTAAAGCCTGTTTGCCATTTGAGTAcacaacagaagattattctaaaAAGGACATTGA aaTGCTGACTGGATTAACAATAGCAATAACATTGATTGCCTTTGAGCTCTTGACCTTTTTAATGGGCATAACAATGTTCATGCCTTCTACAGCAATGGTGT CGATTGCTGCTCATTCAAGTGCTTCAGTTCTACTTGCATATTTCTTGTTTGATGAATGGGATTGCAACCTGTACTGGTGGGTGTTTGCATTTTGTAGCATGCTTCCAGCCGTCATTGATGCCACAACAGCCATTAGTGTCTTAGTTCTGAAGAAAAGTTGA